In the Festucalex cinctus isolate MCC-2025b chromosome 10, RoL_Fcin_1.0, whole genome shotgun sequence genome, one interval contains:
- the mllt1a gene encoding protein ENL isoform X3, with translation MENQCTVQVKLELGHRAQLRKKVTSEGFTHDWMVFVRGPENGDIQHFVDKVVFRLHESFPKPKRVCKEPPYKVEESGYAGFLMLIEVYFKNKEEPKKVCFNYDLFLNLEGNPPVNHLRCEKLTFNNPTKDFRKKLIKAGGVLVVPEVAEAVSRPSPDYPILPTIPLSAFSDPKKTKTSHVSKEASKEGSGGSSSKGPKPHKMTKEHRERPRKDSESKASSKGDNDRDGSSKSGRDSSSSSKKPSDVKVKDEVKVLPKAAFKEPKLTLKESKMEGMSPKGGGAGSGGGGGGGGGGGGGGGGGGGGGVGGGGGGGGSAESKAPSKRPSTVESPKPSAKKQKKGSSEGPKGPSGGSFTGSPRVSSSSAVSQPYTDKKHSKEKGRWAKGKNDTQDLKEPKKLPESEESNSEDEASSKSEQSAPSSPSNSSSSSDSSSDSDFEPGQKPGQGPLRSMVEEIQSEESDDDDSSSEEGTPIKTNPPNRDSRLSLDSESDSSDGSHRPSRDPAPPPQKHSSSNNKLSGRKSPDSSFRSEKVLKKGYDKGGRAYTEELVDLHRRLMALRERNVLQQIVNLIEETGHFNVTNTTFDFDLFSLDESTVRKLQSYLEATAT, from the exons TGCACTGTGCAGGTGAAACTGGAATTGGGCCACAGAGCTCAGCTGAGGAAGAAAGTAACATCAGAGGGCTTCACCCACGACTGGATGGTTTTTGTCCGAGGGCCGGAGAACGGCGACATCCAGCACTTTGTAGATAAGGTTGTCTTCCGCCTGCATGAGAGCTTCCCCAAACCCAAGAGAG TATGCAAAGAGCCCCCATACAAAGTGGAGGAGTCGGGCTACGCGGGCTTCCTCATGCTGATTGAGGTTTACTTCAAGAACAAG GAAGAGCCAAAAAAGGTGTGCTTCAACTACGACCTATTCCTCAATTTGGAGGGCAATCCTCCGGTTAATCACCTGCGCTGTGAGAAGCTCACCTTCAACAATCCCACCAAAGATTTCAGGAAAAAGCTGATCAAAGCTGGAGGG GTATTGGTGGTTCCGGAGGTGGCGGAAGCAGTGTCGAGGCCCAGTCCAGACTATCCAATCCTTCCCACCATCCCCCTCTCAGCCTTCTCAGATCCCAAGAAAACCAAGACATCTCATGTGTCAAAG GAAGCCAGTAAAGAAGGAAGtggcggcagcagcagcaaagGACCCAAACCGCACAAGATGACCAAGGAGCATCGCGAAAGACCCCGAAAAGACTCCGAGAGTAAAGCCTCGTCGAAAGGGGACAACGACAGAGATGGAAGCAGCAAGAGCGGACGTGACTCTTCCTCATCCTCGAAAAAGCCATCAGACGTCAAGGTGAAAGATGAAGTCAAAGTCCTGCCCAAGGCGGCCTTCAAAGAACCCAAACTCACCCTGAAGGAGTCAAAGATGGAGGGCATGTCTCCAAAAGGAGGGGGAGCAgggagtggtggtggtggtggtggtggtggtggtggtggtggtggtggtggtggtggtggcggcggcggtgtCGGTggtgggggaggaggagggggttcTGCTGAATCCAAAGCCCCCAGTAAAAGACCCTCCACTGTGGAGTCTCCCAAACCCAGTGCGAAGAAGCAGAAAAAGGGCAGCTCTGAGGGGCCCAAAGGCCCATCGGGGGGGAGTTTCACGGGTTCCCCTCGTGTGTCGTCATCGTCCGCTGTCAGTCAACCTTATACTGACAAAAAACACTCCAAGGAAAAAGGTCGCTGGGCCAAAGGCAAAAACGACACGCAGGATTTGAAAGAACCCAAAAAACTGCCCGAGTCGGAAGAGTCTAATTCAGAGGACGAAGCATCTTCAAAGTCGGAg CAGTCAGCTCCTTCCAGTCCTTCAAACTCGAGTTCCAGCTCGGACTCCAGCTCCGACTCGGACTTTGAGCCCGGACAGAAACCAGGACAAG GTCCCCTGCGATCTATGGTGGAGGAGATCCAGTCAGAGGAGTCAGACGATGACGACAGCAGCTCGGAGGAGGGGACCCCCATTAAGACCAATCCCCCCAATCGCGACTCTCG ACTGAGCTTGGACAGCGAGAGTGACAGCAGTGACGGCTCACACCGCCCCAGTCGAGACCCCGCCCCACCCCCACAGAAACACAGCTCCTCCAATAATAAA TTGTCTGGCAGAAAGAGTCCAGACTCATCGTTCCGCTCCGAGAAGGTGTTGAAGAAGGGATACGACAAGGGAGGAAGG GCCTACACAGAAGAATTAGTGGACCTCCATCGCAGACTGATGGCTTTAAGGGAGCGCAATGTCCTGCAACAG ATCGTCAACCTAATCGAGGAAACGGGCCACTTCAACGTGACCAACACCACCTTTGACTTTGACCTCTTTTCACTGGACGAGTCCACCGTCCGCAAACTACAGAGCTACCTGGAGGCCACGGCCACGTGA
- the mllt1a gene encoding protein ENL isoform X1, translated as MIYGKLAKNKDANVRSKCTVQVKLELGHRAQLRKKVTSEGFTHDWMVFVRGPENGDIQHFVDKVVFRLHESFPKPKRVCKEPPYKVEESGYAGFLMLIEVYFKNKEEPKKVCFNYDLFLNLEGNPPVNHLRCEKLTFNNPTKDFRKKLIKAGGVLVVPEVAEAVSRPSPDYPILPTIPLSAFSDPKKTKTSHVSKEASKEGSGGSSSKGPKPHKMTKEHRERPRKDSESKASSKGDNDRDGSSKSGRDSSSSSKKPSDVKVKDEVKVLPKAAFKEPKLTLKESKMEGMSPKGGGAGSGGGGGGGGGGGGGGGGGGGGGVGGGGGGGGSAESKAPSKRPSTVESPKPSAKKQKKGSSEGPKGPSGGSFTGSPRVSSSSAVSQPYTDKKHSKEKGRWAKGKNDTQDLKEPKKLPESEESNSEDEASSKSEQSAPSSPSNSSSSSDSSSDSDFEPGQKPGQGPLRSMVEEIQSEESDDDDSSSEEGTPIKTNPPNRDSRLSLDSESDSSDGSHRPSRDPAPPPQKHSSSNNKLSGRKSPDSSFRSEKVLKKGYDKGGRAYTEELVDLHRRLMALRERNVLQQIVNLIEETGHFNVTNTTFDFDLFSLDESTVRKLQSYLEATAT; from the exons TGCACTGTGCAGGTGAAACTGGAATTGGGCCACAGAGCTCAGCTGAGGAAGAAAGTAACATCAGAGGGCTTCACCCACGACTGGATGGTTTTTGTCCGAGGGCCGGAGAACGGCGACATCCAGCACTTTGTAGATAAGGTTGTCTTCCGCCTGCATGAGAGCTTCCCCAAACCCAAGAGAG TATGCAAAGAGCCCCCATACAAAGTGGAGGAGTCGGGCTACGCGGGCTTCCTCATGCTGATTGAGGTTTACTTCAAGAACAAG GAAGAGCCAAAAAAGGTGTGCTTCAACTACGACCTATTCCTCAATTTGGAGGGCAATCCTCCGGTTAATCACCTGCGCTGTGAGAAGCTCACCTTCAACAATCCCACCAAAGATTTCAGGAAAAAGCTGATCAAAGCTGGAGGG GTATTGGTGGTTCCGGAGGTGGCGGAAGCAGTGTCGAGGCCCAGTCCAGACTATCCAATCCTTCCCACCATCCCCCTCTCAGCCTTCTCAGATCCCAAGAAAACCAAGACATCTCATGTGTCAAAG GAAGCCAGTAAAGAAGGAAGtggcggcagcagcagcaaagGACCCAAACCGCACAAGATGACCAAGGAGCATCGCGAAAGACCCCGAAAAGACTCCGAGAGTAAAGCCTCGTCGAAAGGGGACAACGACAGAGATGGAAGCAGCAAGAGCGGACGTGACTCTTCCTCATCCTCGAAAAAGCCATCAGACGTCAAGGTGAAAGATGAAGTCAAAGTCCTGCCCAAGGCGGCCTTCAAAGAACCCAAACTCACCCTGAAGGAGTCAAAGATGGAGGGCATGTCTCCAAAAGGAGGGGGAGCAgggagtggtggtggtggtggtggtggtggtggtggtggtggtggtggtggtggtggtggcggcggcggtgtCGGTggtgggggaggaggagggggttcTGCTGAATCCAAAGCCCCCAGTAAAAGACCCTCCACTGTGGAGTCTCCCAAACCCAGTGCGAAGAAGCAGAAAAAGGGCAGCTCTGAGGGGCCCAAAGGCCCATCGGGGGGGAGTTTCACGGGTTCCCCTCGTGTGTCGTCATCGTCCGCTGTCAGTCAACCTTATACTGACAAAAAACACTCCAAGGAAAAAGGTCGCTGGGCCAAAGGCAAAAACGACACGCAGGATTTGAAAGAACCCAAAAAACTGCCCGAGTCGGAAGAGTCTAATTCAGAGGACGAAGCATCTTCAAAGTCGGAg CAGTCAGCTCCTTCCAGTCCTTCAAACTCGAGTTCCAGCTCGGACTCCAGCTCCGACTCGGACTTTGAGCCCGGACAGAAACCAGGACAAG GTCCCCTGCGATCTATGGTGGAGGAGATCCAGTCAGAGGAGTCAGACGATGACGACAGCAGCTCGGAGGAGGGGACCCCCATTAAGACCAATCCCCCCAATCGCGACTCTCG ACTGAGCTTGGACAGCGAGAGTGACAGCAGTGACGGCTCACACCGCCCCAGTCGAGACCCCGCCCCACCCCCACAGAAACACAGCTCCTCCAATAATAAA TTGTCTGGCAGAAAGAGTCCAGACTCATCGTTCCGCTCCGAGAAGGTGTTGAAGAAGGGATACGACAAGGGAGGAAGG GCCTACACAGAAGAATTAGTGGACCTCCATCGCAGACTGATGGCTTTAAGGGAGCGCAATGTCCTGCAACAG ATCGTCAACCTAATCGAGGAAACGGGCCACTTCAACGTGACCAACACCACCTTTGACTTTGACCTCTTTTCACTGGACGAGTCCACCGTCCGCAAACTACAGAGCTACCTGGAGGCCACGGCCACGTGA
- the mllt1a gene encoding protein ENL isoform X2 has translation MIYGKLAKNKDANVRSKCTVQVKLELGHRAQLRKKVTSEGFTHDWMVFVRGPENGDIQHFVDKVVFRLHESFPKPKRVCKEPPYKVEESGYAGFLMLIEVYFKNKEEPKKVCFNYDLFLNLEGNPPVNHLRCEKLTFNNPTKDFRKKLIKAGGVLVVPEVAEAVSRPSPDYPILPTIPLSAFSDPKKTKTSHVSKEASKEGSGGSSSKGPKPHKMTKEHRERPRKDSESKASSKGDNDRDGSSKSGRDSSSSSKKPSDVKVKDEVKVLPKAAFKEPKLTLKESKMEGMSPKGGGAGSGGGGGGGGGGGGGGGGGGGGGVGGGGGGGGSAESKAPSKRPSTVESPKPSAKKQKKGSSEGPKGPSGGSFTGSPRVSSSSAVSQPYTDKKHSKEKGRWAKGKNDTQDLKEPKKLPESEESNSEDEASSKSESAPSSPSNSSSSSDSSSDSDFEPGQKPGQGPLRSMVEEIQSEESDDDDSSSEEGTPIKTNPPNRDSRLSLDSESDSSDGSHRPSRDPAPPPQKHSSSNNKLSGRKSPDSSFRSEKVLKKGYDKGGRAYTEELVDLHRRLMALRERNVLQQIVNLIEETGHFNVTNTTFDFDLFSLDESTVRKLQSYLEATAT, from the exons TGCACTGTGCAGGTGAAACTGGAATTGGGCCACAGAGCTCAGCTGAGGAAGAAAGTAACATCAGAGGGCTTCACCCACGACTGGATGGTTTTTGTCCGAGGGCCGGAGAACGGCGACATCCAGCACTTTGTAGATAAGGTTGTCTTCCGCCTGCATGAGAGCTTCCCCAAACCCAAGAGAG TATGCAAAGAGCCCCCATACAAAGTGGAGGAGTCGGGCTACGCGGGCTTCCTCATGCTGATTGAGGTTTACTTCAAGAACAAG GAAGAGCCAAAAAAGGTGTGCTTCAACTACGACCTATTCCTCAATTTGGAGGGCAATCCTCCGGTTAATCACCTGCGCTGTGAGAAGCTCACCTTCAACAATCCCACCAAAGATTTCAGGAAAAAGCTGATCAAAGCTGGAGGG GTATTGGTGGTTCCGGAGGTGGCGGAAGCAGTGTCGAGGCCCAGTCCAGACTATCCAATCCTTCCCACCATCCCCCTCTCAGCCTTCTCAGATCCCAAGAAAACCAAGACATCTCATGTGTCAAAG GAAGCCAGTAAAGAAGGAAGtggcggcagcagcagcaaagGACCCAAACCGCACAAGATGACCAAGGAGCATCGCGAAAGACCCCGAAAAGACTCCGAGAGTAAAGCCTCGTCGAAAGGGGACAACGACAGAGATGGAAGCAGCAAGAGCGGACGTGACTCTTCCTCATCCTCGAAAAAGCCATCAGACGTCAAGGTGAAAGATGAAGTCAAAGTCCTGCCCAAGGCGGCCTTCAAAGAACCCAAACTCACCCTGAAGGAGTCAAAGATGGAGGGCATGTCTCCAAAAGGAGGGGGAGCAgggagtggtggtggtggtggtggtggtggtggtggtggtggtggtggtggtggtggtggcggcggcggtgtCGGTggtgggggaggaggagggggttcTGCTGAATCCAAAGCCCCCAGTAAAAGACCCTCCACTGTGGAGTCTCCCAAACCCAGTGCGAAGAAGCAGAAAAAGGGCAGCTCTGAGGGGCCCAAAGGCCCATCGGGGGGGAGTTTCACGGGTTCCCCTCGTGTGTCGTCATCGTCCGCTGTCAGTCAACCTTATACTGACAAAAAACACTCCAAGGAAAAAGGTCGCTGGGCCAAAGGCAAAAACGACACGCAGGATTTGAAAGAACCCAAAAAACTGCCCGAGTCGGAAGAGTCTAATTCAGAGGACGAAGCATCTTCAAAGTCGGAg TCAGCTCCTTCCAGTCCTTCAAACTCGAGTTCCAGCTCGGACTCCAGCTCCGACTCGGACTTTGAGCCCGGACAGAAACCAGGACAAG GTCCCCTGCGATCTATGGTGGAGGAGATCCAGTCAGAGGAGTCAGACGATGACGACAGCAGCTCGGAGGAGGGGACCCCCATTAAGACCAATCCCCCCAATCGCGACTCTCG ACTGAGCTTGGACAGCGAGAGTGACAGCAGTGACGGCTCACACCGCCCCAGTCGAGACCCCGCCCCACCCCCACAGAAACACAGCTCCTCCAATAATAAA TTGTCTGGCAGAAAGAGTCCAGACTCATCGTTCCGCTCCGAGAAGGTGTTGAAGAAGGGATACGACAAGGGAGGAAGG GCCTACACAGAAGAATTAGTGGACCTCCATCGCAGACTGATGGCTTTAAGGGAGCGCAATGTCCTGCAACAG ATCGTCAACCTAATCGAGGAAACGGGCCACTTCAACGTGACCAACACCACCTTTGACTTTGACCTCTTTTCACTGGACGAGTCCACCGTCCGCAAACTACAGAGCTACCTGGAGGCCACGGCCACGTGA